The genomic DNA CGCGACGACGACGGCCCCGTACGTGCCGCGGGTGCTCTTCTCGACGGCGCACTTCCAGACCACGTCGCCGGTCTTCTTGTCGAGTGCGACGAGGGTCGCCTCCTTTGCTCCGGGTGTGCAGATGAGGTTGCCGCCGTCCACGCAGGGAAAGTCGCAGTACCCCCACGAGCCGCCCCGCCCGCCGAAGTCCTTGACGTAGTCCTTGCGCCACCGCTCCTTCCCGTCGGCCGTGCCCAGGCAGATCAGTTCGCCGCGGGCGGTGAACGCGTACACGCGGTCCGCGTCCACGGTCGGGGTGCGCTGGCTGAGCCACCGCATGGACGGGATCTCTTTGACCTCGGGACCAACCGGCGTGCTCCAGATCGATTTGCCGTCCTTCTCGGCGACTGCGGTGAGGTGCTCCGTGCCGTCCTTGTAGCCGAGGACGAACACCTTGCCCCCGACGACCGCGACCGACGGCACCCCGACCCCCAACCCCTCGGCCGTCCACGCGATCGGCGGGCCGTCCTTCGGCCACTCCGTCAGGAGACCGGTCTCCCGCGAGACGTTCGTGCGGTCCGCCCCGCGCCACTGCGGCCAGTCGGCCGCGAGAGAGGCGGAGGCGGAAAGAAGGAGCGCGGACAGGGCGATGCGGCTCATGACGGTTCCTGACGGAGCGGTTAGGGGGGGGTGTTGTGGCGGGGGTCGTTCACGAGCCGAATGACTTCCTGCCGTAGCAGTGCAGGTGCGTGGCGGCAGGAATGTCGACGCGGCCGCTCGCGACGGTCGGGGGCCGATCACCCGCTCGCCCAGGTCCCAGTCGCCCACGGGGTCGAACTCCTTCGCGGCCTTCCAGACGGCGAGCCGTCCCTTCTCGGAGAGGCCGGTACGGGATGCCGAGGTGGTGAGGTCCGTTCGAACCCGGAACGCTCACCCTCGCCCAGTTCCTCGATGTCACCCCAGGCTGGCTCGACCGGTACCACCGCCGGGCCAGTGGGCCCGACCGGTGCCGAGTTGTGGCCGTCTGTCACGCCTAAATCGTCGCGACCCGGCACCCGGTCGGGTCCGCCGGATCGGTCCGTCGTGGCCGGCCCGGAGTAACCGCACGTCTAGTTGTGTCGTAACTCCATCGCGGCCGGTCCGATATTACTTCAGATCCAAGTTGTGTTACACCCTCCGTCGTGGTCCGGGACCGGAGTTTCTACGAGTCTTGGTGATCATCATCGGGAAGGAAAACACGAACAGCACGAAAGGAAAACGCGACGGCCGTGAGGTTGAGGGTTATTTCCCCTTCTTCGGGTCCTTGCCCGCTTTGGCTTTCATCGACTCGCGGAAGCGGTAACTTTCGCCCGACATCTCAAAGATGTCGCATTGGTGGGTCAACCGGTCGAGCAGGGCGGCCGTCATCCGCTCGCCCTGGAACACTTGGCCCCACTCGCCGAACGGCAGGTTGCGGGTGACCAACAGGCTCCGTCGCTCGTACCGGTCGGCGAATACCTGGAACAGCAACTCGGCCCCGGCCCGGCTGAACGACAGGTACCCGCGTTCGTCCACGATCAGCAGGTCGAGGCGGTCGAGGGTGGCCCGCATCCGGTCCAGCCGGTGTTCCTGCTGGGCCTTCTCCAACTGGGTGACGAGTCCGGCCGCGGTCACGAACCGGACCCGCTGGCCGGCCCGGCCGAGGGCCAGTCCGAGGGCCGTCGCCAGGTGCGTCTTCCCGGTTCCGCTCCCCCCGATCAGACACAGGTTGGTCTGTTGGTCGACCCCGGCCCCGCGGGCGAGTTCGAGGATCTTGTGCTTGGGGACGGACGGGCACGCGGTGAAGTCGAACGTGTCCCGATCCTTGACCACCGGGAACCCGGCCGCCCGGATGCGGGCGGCGACGGCGTTGGCCGCCCGGGCCGTCACCTCGACCTCGGTCAGGCGGACCAGGTACGCGTCATACGGCTCGTTGGCGGCCGCCGCCTCACGGGCCAGCTGGTCCCACTCGGCCCGCAGGGCCGGAAGTTTGAGCGTCTTGAGGTTGGCCGTCACCAGCAGGGCGTTCGCGTCGGTCATCGGTTTCATCTCCTCGGGAGGAACGGGTTAACAAGTGGTCGAACCGGGACAAGTCGGGAAGGGCGGCGGTGGCGGCCGGCCGGGTCATTGTCTCGGCCGACGTTCCCCGGTCGGCCTCCGCCAGACGCTCGGCGGTCGCGATGATGCGGGCGGCGTCGGGGGCACCGGCGGCCAACCCGGACGCGACCGCTTGCTCGACCCGGCCCATCGGGTGGCGGGCGAGCAACTGGAGAACGCGAATGTACGGCTTGGCCCCGGCGGATGGCCCGACCCGCTCCTCCAGAGCGCGCCGGAGGGCCGGAAGGGCGGGCGGCAACTGCCCGTCCCGGTACACGGGGGCGTGGTCGAGGGCGGCCGGCTTCCGCTCCAGGACGACCAGGAAATGTAACGGATCGAGGATCTTGTCCCCGCGACCGTAGGACCGCGGGTGGGTCGCGATCACCTGCCCGTCGGCGACGACTGCGACCCGATCCACGTACCCTAGGCTGATCGGAAGTTGGGGTTGTTGGTTGTTTGAGTTCATCCTGGATTTGGTACGGTTTGTTCCGGGGGAGTGTCGGTCCGGGCAAACTGGCGACGCAACCATTGGACCGTTGGTCCGAACATCCGCTGGGTCCAGTTCTGGACGACTTTCTCGGGCACGCGATCCATGTCCGCGAGTGTCTGCTCGGGGGTCGCGGTTCCGATCATCGCGCCCACACCCAAGCTCAACCCGGTGAACCCGCTCGCGGCTTGATCCCGGGACAACCGCTTCTGGAGGCCGAACGCCGATTCCAGGATCTCGGTACTCCCGATCAACCGCTCACCCGGGTGGGCGGCCCGGCTCCACCGGTCGACGTACGCCCGCAACCGATTCCGCAACCGGACGGTGGTCGGGTGGTCGGAGAGGGTGAGGCGAGCCCACTCGTCGTCCACGAGTGTCGGGGTGCGGGCGAACAACCCTCGACCCGCACGATCCGGAGGGTCGCCTGGACGAGGGCGTGT from Fimbriiglobus ruber includes the following:
- a CDS encoding PQQ-binding-like beta-propeller repeat protein; its protein translation is MSRIALSALLLSASASLAADWPQWRGADRTNVSRETGLLTEWPKDGPPIAWTAEGLGVGVPSVAVVGGKVFVLGYKDGTEHLTAVAEKDGKSIWSTPVGPEVKEIPSMRWLSQRTPTVDADRVYAFTARGELICLGTADGKERWRKDYVKDFGGRGGSWGYCDFPCVDGGNLICTPGAKEATLVALDKKTGDVVWKCAVEKSTRGTYGAVVVAEIAGTRQYVHQLEVGVIGVAARDGKLLWHYPGFGSTIGNPHTALVRGDEVFASCGFGVGLALLRATKGGDAFDVAEVYRNKTLFDPWLGSAVRLGEYVHAANGVCVE
- the istB gene encoding IS21-like element helper ATPase IstB, which codes for MTDANALLVTANLKTLKLPALRAEWDQLAREAAAANEPYDAYLVRLTEVEVTARAANAVAARIRAAGFPVVKDRDTFDFTACPSVPKHKILELARGAGVDQQTNLCLIGGSGTGKTHLATALGLALGRAGQRVRFVTAAGLVTQLEKAQQEHRLDRMRATLDRLDLLIVDERGYLSFSRAGAELLFQVFADRYERRSLLVTRNLPFGEWGQVFQGERMTAALLDRLTHQCDIFEMSGESYRFRESMKAKAGKDPKKGK